GGTAATGCAGCGGGGCTTTCAGCCATTATTGCTGCTACCCTCTCCCTTGTACTCTTATGGTATTTATTAGCCAGGGGGAAGACCCGGGTGCTTCGACTGCTCGCAGGCTTCCAGGTTACTATGATCCTGTTCGCTACAACGGTGAGGCACTTTCCCAACATCGTAATGCTAAAAAACAATGCTTATCTTTCCCTGCTGGAACACAGCGGGCATGAAAAAGCGATCAATATGCTGGGCATGGCATTGTTACTGGGAAGTATCTTTATCCTGCCGGCTCTTTTTTATCTAATCTATAGCTTTCAGAAAAAAGATCCTGAAAAACTGCGGCCGTCCGCCAAGGGGTAACGAATTCGATATGTTCTGGCAAACTGAAGCATATGCGTGATTAACAGCTTTTTTTACAAATAAACAATATTCTTTTTCCTAACATTGCAACAAATAATACTTGTTTCGGAAAGAGAAGAATGTGGCATGAATAAAGACTTCTATAAACATATTTTTGATAAACATCAGGACATAGAGGCGGTTCCCTCGAACAAAGAGATCGCAACATGGGCTCTGGGACTTATTCGTCTTTTATTTCCCGAACAGTCAAAACGCCTGTTTCATTCGGTAAAGGAGATTGAAGACGAGCTGGAATCGTCTGAAGTTCAGTTGAGGAAGATCATGGATTCTACAGGCGCGTGTCACAATTGTGACAACAAAGAGAAAGCTGCCAAATTCTTCAACGATATTCCTGAACTGTATCGGCTGTTAAATACGGATGTAGCTGCAATTCTTGATGGGGACCCCGCTGCAAAGAGCGAATTTGAGGTAATAAGGGCTTATCCGGGCTTTTATGCTATTTCCTTTTATAGAGTGGCAAACGCTTTATTTCTTTTGGAGATACCACTGCTTCCGCGCATTCTCACAGAATATGCCCATTCGAAAACGGGCATCGACATTCACCCTGGCGCGCAAATAAGTGAGTACTTGTACATAGATCATGGTACCGGCATTGTAATAGGAGAAACGGCACAGATAGGGCATCATGTCAAGTTATATCAGGGAGTAACGTTGGGGGCACTAAGTGTAGAAAAGAGTATGGCCTCTGTTAAGAGGCATCCCACCGTTGGAGATCACGTGGTAATCTATTCAGGGGCGACGATTTTAGGGGGAGATACAGAAATAGGCAGCCATAGTATTATTGGCGGTAACGTATGGTTAACAAAAAGCGTTCCTGCAGGTTCTGTTGTATATCATGAGTCGCAGATTAAAGTACTCGAACGCAAATTTTAATTTAGAAAGATGGCTGGAATAATTAACCTTGTTGGAAATACGCCCCTGGCGGAAATCACAAAGCTTCACACTAATAGAAATGTAAAGATATACGCAAAACTAGAGGGAAATAACCCTGGTGGAAGCGTTAAAGACAGGGCTGCTCTGTTTATGATAAAAAGGGCTATTGAGCGCGGCGAAATTAAGCCAGGAACTAAACTGATTGAAGCGACGAGCGGAAATACCGGTATTGCATTAGCAATGATGGCGCGCTTGTTCGATCTGGAAATTGAGCTGGTTATGCCTTCCAACTCCACGCGGGAAAGAACTCTTACCATGGAAGCCTTTGGCGCTAAAGTAATCCTCATGGATAACATGGAGATATGCCGTGACTATGCTGAAGAAAAAGGCGCAGGCTCCGGCTATTTTCTTCTCAATCAATTTTCAAACCCGGATAATTACATTGCTCATTATAATACAACGGGGCCAGAGATCTGGCGTGATACAGAAGGCTCTGTTACGCACTTCGTGAGTGCTATGGGCACAACCGGCACTATTATGGGCACTTCTATGTTTTTGAAAGAGCAGAATCCAGATATACAAATAGTTGGATGCCAGCCTACAGAAGAGTCGTCAATACCCGGGATTCGCCGTTGGCCGGCAGCATATCTGCCTAAAATATTTGATGCCAGCAGAGTAGACTCGGTAATTGATATTTCGCAGAAGGACGCAACAGACATGACGCGGAAACTCGCTAAAATGGAAGGCATCTTTGCAGGGATGAGCAGCGGCGGCGCAGCTTATGCTGCATTACAAGTAGCAGAAAAACTTGAATCGGGTGTTATTGTCTTTATTGTTTGCGATCGTGGCGACCGATACCTGAGCAGCGACCTGTTCGGCTAGAAATAACAGTAATGCAAACAATTTAAGTAGATATTTCTTTTTATTCTACTTATGAAATTATTATCAGCTATTGGAGGTGGCCTTGCTGGAGCCATTGCAGTCACCCTGATTCATGAAATCGTTAAAAGAGTAGAGTCTGACGCGCCCAGAATGGACCTTCTGGGGATGGACGCGTTGTCGAAGATCCTTAAACATTCCGACCAGCCAGTGCCCGAAAGCGACACCTTGTTTAAGGCAACGCTTGCAGGTGATATAATCAGCAATGCGGCTTATTATAGTTTCGCGGTTGCATCAAACAAAAAAATATGGACACGCGGATCGTTGCTTGGCCTTGCAGCAGGTATAGGAGCCGTCGTATTACCAAAATATCTGGGTTTGAATCCTGTATACAGCAACAAAACCGCTAAAACTAAAGTTATTACCACCTCTCTTTATCTTGCAGGTGGCATTATTGCATCTGCCGTTGCAAAATCACTTGATTCTAAGTAGTAAGTTATAACTTACTACTTTTAACTTTCAACTCAGAGAGTGCGGGCCAGGTTCTTTAGTACATCTGCTGTATGATGTATCATCGTTTCGTTAACATCGAGATGGGTTACAAAGCGTATGGACTGGTGGCCGAATTTGCTACAGAGTATACCTTTTGCAGCCATTCGTTCTGTGAAAGAATCGGCTTCTATATCGTCGGTGAGCTTAAATATTACAATATTTGTTTCTACGGTTAAAACGCTGGCAACAAACGGCAGCCCCGTTAGAACATCGCTGATCACCTTAGCGTGGTAGTGATCCAGCCTGAGGCGTTCAATGTGATTATCAAGGGCATAAATTCCAGCCGCTGCAAGATAGCCAACCTGTCGCATCCCTCCTCCGAGCACTTTACGGATGCGCTTCGCCTTCTGTATGGTTTCAAGGCTTCCCAAAAGGACAGAACCTGCCGGCGCACCAAGTCCTTTTGAAAGGCAAACAGACATGCTGTCGAATAAACGCCCGTAATCCTTTGGCGCATCGCCGGTTTCGACTAAAGCATTAAAGATTCTTGCTCCATCAAGGTGCAGACGAAGCTTCTTGAGCCTGCACAGATGATAGATCGGTTCAATATCGTCTATTGTATAGCAGCTTCCTCCCCCTCTGTTTACAGTATTTTCGAGTACGATCAAGGAGGTATGAGGGTAATGAATATCGGCAGGATTAATATGGGGCTCGATCATCTCAGACGATAACCTGCCCCTGTTGCCATGAAGAAGCCTCACGGAAGCACCGGAATTAAATGCAATTCCGCCCCCTTCGTAGCGATATACATGTGATAGCTCGTCGCATATAACTTCGTCCATCG
The window above is part of the Arcticibacter tournemirensis genome. Proteins encoded here:
- the epsC gene encoding serine O-acetyltransferase EpsC, producing the protein MNKDFYKHIFDKHQDIEAVPSNKEIATWALGLIRLLFPEQSKRLFHSVKEIEDELESSEVQLRKIMDSTGACHNCDNKEKAAKFFNDIPELYRLLNTDVAAILDGDPAAKSEFEVIRAYPGFYAISFYRVANALFLLEIPLLPRILTEYAHSKTGIDIHPGAQISEYLYIDHGTGIVIGETAQIGHHVKLYQGVTLGALSVEKSMASVKRHPTVGDHVVIYSGATILGGDTEIGSHSIIGGNVWLTKSVPAGSVVYHESQIKVLERKF
- the cysM gene encoding cysteine synthase CysM, whose amino-acid sequence is MAGIINLVGNTPLAEITKLHTNRNVKIYAKLEGNNPGGSVKDRAALFMIKRAIERGEIKPGTKLIEATSGNTGIALAMMARLFDLEIELVMPSNSTRERTLTMEAFGAKVILMDNMEICRDYAEEKGAGSGYFLLNQFSNPDNYIAHYNTTGPEIWRDTEGSVTHFVSAMGTTGTIMGTSMFLKEQNPDIQIVGCQPTEESSIPGIRRWPAAYLPKIFDASRVDSVIDISQKDATDMTRKLAKMEGIFAGMSSGGAAYAALQVAEKLESGVIVFIVCDRGDRYLSSDLFG
- a CDS encoding threonine aldolase family protein, with the translated sequence MIVDLRSDTVTKPTAGMLEAMFSAKVGDDVFGEDETVIKLEERLAEIFGMEAGLFCPSGTMTNQIAIKCFTQPMDEVICDELSHVYRYEGGGIAFNSGASVRLLHGNRGRLSSEMIEPHINPADIHYPHTSLIVLENTVNRGGGSCYTIDDIEPIYHLCRLKKLRLHLDGARIFNALVETGDAPKDYGRLFDSMSVCLSKGLGAPAGSVLLGSLETIQKAKRIRKVLGGGMRQVGYLAAAGIYALDNHIERLRLDHYHAKVISDVLTGLPFVASVLTVETNIVIFKLTDDIEADSFTERMAAKGILCSKFGHQSIRFVTHLDVNETMIHHTADVLKNLARTL